A single region of the Microthrixaceae bacterium genome encodes:
- a CDS encoding TauD/TfdA family dioxygenase — translation MNDVVTVTPVAGSLGAEISGVDLGAELDSGTVAAIRAAWLEHLVLFFRDQPLTPEQFLGFARTIGEPVEYKFVPGIDGFPEIISVLKEADETVNFGGIWHSDGTYNDEPPMATMLVAREIPPYGGDTMFANMYDAYEALSPAMRELLDPLKAVNSSALADVSKTREDRYRESHDDDDEVPLYEAVHPVVRTHPETGRKSLYVNVAHTERFDAMTVEESRPLLEFLFQHQVRPEFTCRFVWKPGSIAMWDNRCAMHNPVNDYHGFRRMMHRITLRGEQPA, via the coding sequence ATGAACGACGTCGTGACCGTTACGCCGGTGGCGGGATCGCTCGGCGCTGAGATCTCTGGAGTTGACCTCGGCGCCGAGCTGGACAGCGGCACGGTCGCCGCCATCCGGGCCGCATGGCTCGAGCACTTGGTGCTGTTCTTCCGCGATCAGCCGCTCACCCCGGAACAGTTCCTTGGGTTCGCCCGCACGATCGGCGAACCGGTCGAGTACAAGTTCGTTCCCGGAATCGACGGCTTTCCCGAGATCATCTCGGTGCTCAAGGAGGCCGATGAAACGGTGAATTTCGGCGGAATCTGGCACAGCGACGGCACCTACAACGACGAACCGCCCATGGCGACAATGCTCGTTGCCCGTGAGATCCCGCCCTATGGCGGCGACACGATGTTCGCCAACATGTACGACGCGTACGAGGCGCTGTCACCAGCGATGCGCGAGTTGCTCGATCCGTTGAAGGCGGTGAACAGCTCGGCGTTGGCCGATGTCTCCAAGACCCGCGAGGACCGCTACCGCGAATCGCACGACGACGATGACGAGGTTCCGCTGTATGAGGCGGTGCACCCGGTGGTGCGCACCCATCCGGAGACGGGCCGCAAATCGCTGTATGTCAACGTCGCCCACACCGAACGCTTCGACGCGATGACCGTTGAGGAGAGCCGCCCGCTGTTGGAGTTCCTGTTCCAACACCAGGTGCGTCCCGAGTTCACTTGCCGGTTCGTGTGGAAGCCGGGATCAATCGCCATGTGGGACAACCGCTGCGCCATGCACAACCCGGTGAACGACTACCACGGGTTCCGCCGCATGATGCACCGCATCACGCTCCGCGGCGAGCAGCCGGCCTAA